In Gossypium hirsutum isolate 1008001.06 chromosome D06, Gossypium_hirsutum_v2.1, whole genome shotgun sequence, one genomic interval encodes:
- the LOC107901864 gene encoding protein PHLOEM PROTEIN 2-LIKE A9 produces MASKSHQEADPNAIIANEGGFIFKPKAFNIVWGSDTRYWRIPRSPIPDEQEAAELIQVSWLEVTGSVKLEPSTRYEISFKLSFRRDSFGWSGAPIFLMAKVGKKGKYKWKRLKELDNLPKDPIMVPTDDSFTIEPIQDIPDKRLYFGLYEVWSGKWKGGLKVHEAIVKKLG; encoded by the exons ATGGCTAGCAAGTCTCATCAAGAAGCAGATCCCAATGCTATCATAGCAAACGAG GGAGGTTTTATATTTAAACCCAAAGCATTTAACATTGTATGGGGAAGTGACACTCGTTATTGGCGCATTCCTCGCTCACCTATTCCAGA TGAGCAGGAAGCAGCAGAGCTGATTCAGGTATCTTGGTTGGAAGTAACGGGTTCAGTGAAACTAGAGCCTTCAACCAGATATGAAATCAGCTTTAAACTCAGCTTCAGAAGGGATTCTTTTGGATGGAGCGGGGCACCTATTTTCTTGATGGCCAAGGTAGGGAAGAAAGGCAAATACAAGTGGAAAAGGCTCAAGGAACTAGACAACTTGCCTAAGGACCCCATTATGGTTCCAACCGATGATTCCTTCACTATCGAACCTATTCAAGACATACCCGACAAAAGGCTTTATTTTGGTTTGTATGAAGTCTGGAGTGGGAAATGGAAGGGAGGTTTGAAAGTTCATGAAGCCATCGTCAAGAAATTAGGTTAA